CGTTGCGGCTTTTTACCAGGAAGGACAACGGACTGTTTCGGGACGCTCCATGCCTGGATTCCGCTGGAAAACAGGACGATGGTCTGTGAGACCTCGGTCGCTATGGTGTCGCCCGGCATCACGCCGGGATCGTTCGATCGTGCATCGCGCGTGCCGAAGTTCTCAAGCTCCGTGTAGATGCTCACACGATTGGGTCTGCCAGCAACAAATCGGTTGCCAGGTTGCAACTCATACCTGCCGTACCCGAAGATACGCGTGCACATTGCAGCATCTGAAATCGAGATCGGTTCGCTCGCGCTCAGGTCGTGCGCAATCGACGACAGCGTCCTTGCGAGCGAGCCGGGCGAACGGTCAAGTACGTTCTCAACCATCATCGAGCGCCCCACGGTGCGCAACGCGTCGAGCATCGTTCGTTCTTCGGGCGTCAGATTGTTCAGCGTACTTGGATTCAACTGGATCGCGTTCTGCGTTGTTTCTTCATCAAGGCCTAGCAGCGCCACAGGCACCATCTTCGCAAATGGATCCTCGTCTCGCTGCGCTTGGGTTGCGGTTGCATCGAACAGATTCACGATAAGCGTTGAGCGATCCGGGGATGCGGATTCAGGCACTCCACCTGATGTGCTGGACGTGTTCCCGACTGGTTGCGGTTGATTGCTGCGGATGCCATCGGGAAGATACACGCCGGAGTCCGCATCTGCAATAGCAGTAAAGGGCGCCTGCGGATCTGCCGCCTCGTGGCCTGGGGTGTTTGCTTCGAGTTGTGGACGAACGCTACCCTCGCGCATGAACAACTCCGCGTTAAACCCGGAATCGTTTGCAGCATTGACCTGCTCCTGGATGGAGTTCTGCGTGTCGCCGAAAGCGCTGTCGTCGCCCGCTTCAAGCCCCGCACTCTGGATCGGCTGCTCGCGCTGGATCAACCGCTGGGTGTATGTCAAATCGTCGCGATTGATATTGCCCTGCTGCTCGTAGGCACGCTTGTTCGGCTGATAGTTCCGGTTATACGTGCCATGCACGCATCCGGCAGCGCCTGCCAGCATCGCACCGCATATCGCACCAGAACACACACAACGCTTCATCAAACGCATCGCACCGCTCCATTCTGATCGCTGAGCAGCGCGCACAAACGAGCGCGATGCCCGCGAATCCCGCAGTGTATCGGCATTTCGGACCGTTCCGATGCAATATGGCAAAGCGACAGGTGTGTTACAACGCGCAGAACTGGAGCACAAGACGCTCGAGTATTCTCGTGCTGTCGCCAACACCGGACTTCTGGTGCTGATCGGCTCGTGTGGCAGCATTGAGCAGCGCAAGGGTCTTCTCGGGATCGGCACGGCGCGATGCGCTGAGCACCGCATCGAAGCTCGGTCCCCACAGCTTGAGTGTTCCAGCCAAGCTGCGCGGGTTGTCGCCCTGCTTGAGTCCAACTGTCATGCCATGGATCTTGCGCGCAAGATCCGTGCACGCGAACGTGATCGGAACCGCTGCATCACGGGGCGATTGATCAATGCGTTCACGGAGTTGCGACAGTGCCATCTCAGGCTTGGTGCCGATCAGCCACTGCTGGATCGACCAGAAATCGTGCTCTCTCGACACGCCGACCATGTCGTTGACCATCTCGCGCGTGATCGTCCCGCCCTTGCCAGCACCGATCGCCAGCTTACCCAGCGCCGCATCAATCCTGCCAAGATCAACACCGACACGATCAACAAGCGCGCGCGCAGCATCGTCGTCCAGCTTCGCTTCATAACGCTTCTGTGTTCTGCCCTGTGCCCAGCGTGTCGCATCGGGAACAGATAACGGCTCACACTTGATGACTGCACCAACCTCCGCAACCATCTTGTCGAGATTTCCGGGGCGCCATGCGCCCGAACGCAGGATCAGCGTTGCCGATTCGACCGGCTGCTGCGTGTAGCGCTCGATGACAGCCCGGTTGCCCTCAGCGAGAAACTTGTCAGCACTCTCAACAACAACGAGCTTGTACTGCTGCATGAGTCCGAACGATCGCAGCTCGTCGAGCACTTCGGCCGGCTGCGCCTGCTCGCCATCGAAGCGGAGCACCTCGACCTCGCCGTGCTCTGCTTCCAAAAGCTCGCGATAGACCGTGGTGTAGTGCCTGCGCAGAAACTCGTCCGCTCCGGTGAGGATGACAACTCGATGCGCAGTGCTTGGCTGGGCTGGGGGGGATGATTGGGTGGACGCTTTTCGGGCCATGGAGAAGTGTATGGCAATGCGCCTACATCTCGCTCAGCAGATTCACTAACTTGCGTCGCTTCTCGCCAGTTTCGAGCGAGTCAATGGCTTTTTCAACTTCCGCCTTATAGATACTAAATCGTTCAGGAGGAATCTTCATCAGAGCATGCCGTCCTTGAAGACCAGCATGGGCGATTGTATTCAAGCATCGCAGCGCACACTTCCAGAGCAATGGATCATCGCTATGGATCCATCCAACCACACGATCCATGTTTTCCAATGACACGATCCGCAAATAAAAAAGGATTCCTACATCATAATACTGCGCAGCTCTGCCCGCCTCTGCCAGTTCTATCTGCCTACAAAAGTACTCATTGACAGTCAAACCAGAACGAAGAACACGATCAAGTGTTTCAGAAGCATAGGGTGCAGTGCCCTCACCAAAGACTGCGCGTCGTACACGTTCTTCAAGCGATTGACTCAATGGCGAGTTTACCATCGCACACTGTGCAACCGCCGATCGCCAACCAAAGCTGCCCTCAAACACATTCTTACTTTCCAACAACAACTCCAAGGCATTCTCACTCGGTATCCAGGAGAGAGCCAATATCACACTACTTTGAATCGACGATGCGTCCATCGAGCTCTTTGCTTCAAAGAGCCAACGCCGAAACGCTTCAACCTGTTTCGGTGACTCTGTGCACTGAATGAGCTGTGAAAAACCAAAGAGACCAAACTCCAGAAAGGAAGACTGTTCAAGACTTGCATCTATTCTGACAATAAGCTCTTCAACGAGAAACTCGGATCGAGGCCCAAGCCTTCCGGAGATAGCAATAACATCGTCAAGCCCTTTCGCAGTAAGCGTGAGATTTTCAAGCTTTGGATGCAGGATTGTTCTCGTCGGAAGATCAAGCGGTTTCACTGCACGTACAACCAACTCATCAAACACACTTTGTTGAAACCGGGACACCTGCATTCCATGCATCTGCGACGCCAGATTGCTTGCTTGAGTATCAAAGAGAGAGCCTTGTTGCTCGGCTAACAGCGTAAGAAAAGTTTTTTTCTTCGCCATCTCATCCACATCCAGCATGATCGCCAGCACAAACGTCGGCGTCACCTTCACCCATTGCGGCGACTGCGCGATAACATATCCACCTGTGCCGATACTCGTAAGCAGCACGCACACAGATGCGAACGCCAGTTTCCATCTCGGCCTGCGCCTGCGAAAGAGATTCGACCTGCGCGCGTCAAGCACGCGACCGCACTCGGGGCAAGTGATATTGCTGTTGGCATCCACAGGCGCATCTGTCAGGTCGTACCAGCACCCGGCACGGAATGGACCGGACCGAATCAATCGCACAACCTTTGATGTAGATATTCTGCCCGGGCACCACTTCGTGCGCTGACCGTCACGCTTTGGTGGCCTGCGTCCAAAGAAGAGGCAGAACACCAAGCCAACCAGTGCAAGCACCAGCAGCCAGATGCAGATCGTCACGATCAATGGCAATCCCGCTGGCTGGTTCGCGGTCGCAGCCGGCGTATTGGTGACCTGCGGTGCAGCCAAGTTCGCAAGAACAAGTTGGATATAGTTTGCCGCAAGCAACATCTTATTTACCTTGGTGGAAGAATGAATATTTGTTTGAACTCGTTCAATACACTATCAATAGCTTCAATCTTTGCTTCATCCGATGTTTTATTTTTAGCATGTTCCAATGAGTTGATATAGCGATCTCTTTCCTTTGCTGTAAGCCATCGATGATCGTGCATACGGAACACGCTGGATTTGCCAGTTAGTATGAATGCGTACCGATGCAGTATGTTTGTTGCGTACCTCCACTCCGATTCCTGCTCACTATGCACCAGATCCAGAAGTGTGTTTGCTACGCGCTGCGGCATTGCATAACTCCGTACAATCCACTGGGTTTCTTCTTCCCACACTTTCGCCTCGACCATACCGCTAGCAATACCGTCAATCCAAAAAGATTCTGTTGTCTTATTGCTTTTGATCATTTTAATGGCGCATCGAATATCCACAAAATCAAGATCCTTCTCGTCTTCGCTGAGCGCAGCAATGACATCTGGAGCAATATCTGGCGGGAGTGGCGCATTGAACAACACACACTGTGCACATATAAACCGCCATTGACGTGACATTCCATGCGCATCCCATCTCGGCTTGATATCGAGCAGAAATCGGACCGCACGATTGTCTTTCACGCACACTACCAGTTTGCCGGTGGCTTCAATCATGTCCCGCTCGGTTGCGCCTGTTGGAACTGATTGCATCCAGCGTTCCGCTGCATCGATCACTTTCGGCGATCGCGTGCCCGTGAGCCACCAGTACACCGTGTTCTGCGCCCACGACGGGCTGATGCTCATGGGGTTTGTCCTGTCGATGTAGTCGATCAACTCGTCGGCAAGAAACTCGCCTCGTAAATCCAGACGTTGCACGATTCCCGCAAAGACCTCCTGGCTGTCTGCAGCACGAACAAGACGCTCGAGCTTTGGATGAAGAAGTAATCTGGTGGCTCGCGACGCGGGGTACATCGCTCGCCGCTCGATCTCTTGCATTAATGTTCTTTGCATCTGAGACGCAGATCCACGAGCGATGCTTTCAGGATTGAACATCACCGCAAGCGCAACATCGGGCAGCACCTTCACCCATGATGGCGATGTCGCAACAACATACACACTTGTCCCAAGTGCTCCCATCATCAGCACAACACACGCTGTTGCCAGTTTCAATCTCGGTTTGCGCCTACGGAACAGCTTCGACTTGCTTGCGTCGAGCACACGGCCGCACTCGGGGCAGGTGATGTTGCCATCGTCATCAGCACGTGCATCTATCAGGTCATACCAGCACCCCGGACGGAATGGACCGAACCGAACTATGCGCATCAATCGAGTTGTACATCGCTTGCCGGGACACCATCGGGTGCGCTGACCTTCACGCTTGGGAGGTCTGCGACCAAGAACCACGAGCACGCACGCAGCGCAAAGAGCGAAGGGTACAACCCACATGCACACCAGAAGGATCTGCGACATCGAACCTGCGGTCTGCGCACAAACCATTGAAAATGGCAGATTGACCTTTCCAATGAACGCAAAGGTGGAGGATGTGATCTCACTCAGCCACATTCCGCACACTGTAGATGTGCATCCGAGCAGAGACTGGTATCTCGTTATCGTCGTTCTCCACAGCAGGCATCGCTGCCTTTCTACAGGAGCAACAAAGCGGTATCAAGACCGCAACATCAATCAGGGTGGAGCCATCATGCTTCTATCCAGCAGTTCCAGCGTCCGGTACAGACGCCTTTGTTTGTCCATATCAGTTGTGTTGTACACCACAGATTCAAGCTGGGCGAGGTACTGCTGACGCTGATCCTTTGCGAAGGGGTGCGTGCTGGGGTCGCCGGGAGTTGCCTTGGAAGCAGCAATCTCGATCACGTCGGCAGCGGTTTCCCAGAGACGATCGTCATCAAACTTGAGCCATGTGATCACACGATCGACCTGGCTGCGCTCCAGCCTTCCCGTCTCGTAGAGCATCACCACAAGTTCGAGATGTTCTGTGTTTCCCTGCTCCAACCACTCCATCTGGTCATCGAGAAACTGCTCGGGTGATGTTCCATTTTTGACAATCGCAAGAATCGTGTCGGCATCGATACCAGAACTGCGGACAAAGTGCATGTCATCAAACGCATCCTCAATCGCATTTGCATCGAGAGATGCAACGGATGATGTTCTCATGAGAATGTTCACGATGTGCCTCGGCCATTCCTGAGACAATGGCGGATCCGACCAGAGTGTTCGTTTCTCGATGAGGATATCTATCGCGCGCGGATCATGCATCGATGCCAGACACTCCCCTGCCGCACGGACAAGCCACAACTCCGCTCCGTTTGCAATCGCGTTATCAAGCCATCGCTCAACATCATCAAGCAATCTTGGATTGTGCATCGCGGGCAGCCAGCGCGACACAACCATTGTTACGGAGAACGCGATGGACGGATCTGAGAGATCCTTGTCAACGCGTCTGACCAGATCGTTATAGAGAAACCGTCCATTCGTGCCAAGCCTGCTGACCATCAGATCAAGTGGTTCAAGATCGGGCATCGTGCGCACCAGATACTTCAGCTTTGGCTCAAGCACAAGCCGTGCTGGCAAGCTCCAGTGCTGATCTGCTCTTCGTTCGAGTTCAGCAAAGACGCGCTTCTGCATGCTTGATGGCGCATCACTCTTTACCGATTGTGGAAAAAAGATCAATCCCAGCACGAATGTTGGTGTTGATTGCTCCCACGATGGCTGGCGGAAGAAGCCCGCTCCCATCGTTACGCCACCAAATACACTCAACAGGGCGCACACGAGGAGAATGCGCCAACGTGGTTTCCTTCGTACGAATGCCTTCACATTTCCTGCTGAAAGCTCCCGGCCACACTCCGGGCACACTACAAATCCATCAGGATCCTTCGGCACCTCCGTCAGGTCATACCAGCACCCAGGTCGCAACGGACCAAAGCGGATAATGCGTGATACAAGCGACCTTCGCGACGGACCCGGGCACCACAGCACGGGCGTGCCGGTCTGTCTCACGGGAGGTTGCCTGCCAAGAAATAGCGCGCAGACAACACCAGCCAGTCCAAAGAGAGCAACCCACAGACCAATCGTGACAAGCAGTGCCGGATTCATGCGTCTGTCGCAGTATACAGGAAAAGATGTGCAAAGGTTCGTGGCAGGTATTAATCATCGAGACTGATCGACTTTGGCCCCTCACTACCAGCGGTGCGCTCCATGTAGCCATCACCCTTCTTTTCGTACTTTGTAAATCCGAGCCTCGAGAGATTTTCATTGCTGAGCGTGGACTTTGCTTTCATGTCCGACCACTTGCCAGCAACATTCGGTGCGGTGATTGCGCGCCGAACAGGCTTGCCTGTTTCCGGATGCTTCGTCAGCGGTTCATCCTTCATCGACTGAACATAGTCGAATGTCTCACCCGTTGGTTCGCCCTTGTCGTTCAGAACTTCGTACTCGTAGATCGGCATGAGATTACTCCTCATAACGGCCTGATGAGGGCACGCTACATCTTCTGGCCGGATTCCATGTCAAGGAATGTCCAGCCTGTTGCACGGCGTATCTGCATCAGGACCGGCCACGCAAACTCCTCGTCTGTCAGCGTCACCATGGCCTGCATGATCTGATCAGAAAATGTTGGCACCTGGATGACAAGACCCGGACCATGAAAGAACACTGTGCCCGACTCACCGGACGGATCGTCTGTGTCCGGCGCAGTATTGAAGGGTGCGAGCATCTCCGTGATCACGCGGATTGAGCCAAGCGAGGCAGGCTCGCCCGAGTCGGTGTACTTGCTGAGTGCGATCTGCCGAGATCCCAATGAATACTCCCCGTGACGCTGACAGATTCTTCATATACCGTGCCAGCACCACACTATATCGCCCGATCGGCTGCGGGTTCGAAAACACTCCTACCCTGTGGTCCGATGACCACGATGACCGCTCCACAGGCCCCGATTTCTCCCGCGCATGAGACAACACACGCTGTCTCCACGCCGATCACTATCCGCAATCTCACCAAGCAGTATGGCAGGGGAAACCGCGCGATCTTCGCGGTCGATCACATTGATCTCGACATTCAACCCGGCGAACTCTTCTTTCTGCTCGGTCCATCTGGGTGTGGCAAAACAACCCTGCTCCGCATGATCGCGGGGTTTATCGAGCCAACCGATGGCACGATCCACTTCGCTGATCAGGATGTCACGCATGTTTCTGCGCGCAAGCGTGACACGGGTATGGTGTTCCAGTCGTACGCACTCTGGCCTCACATGACCGTTGAACAGAATGTTGCGTTCGGATTGAAAATCAACAAGGTTCCAGCAGCGGAACGAGACACACGCGTGTATGACGCGCTCAAGGCTGTGCAGCTTGAGCAACTCGCGGGGCGAAGGCCGAACGAGCTTTCCGGTGGCCAGCAGCAGCGCGTTGCGCTCGCACGAGCCCTTGTTGTGCGTCCCAGTGTGCTTCTGCTCGATGAGCCGCTCTCAAATCTCGATGCAAAGCTTCGCATCGAGCTCCGATCGGAGATCCGGCGTGTGTGCAAGGCATCCGGCATCACGACGATCTATGTCACACACGATCAGAAGGAAGCACTGTCGATGGCCGATCGCATGGCTGTGCTCGACCGTGGAAAGATTGTGCAGATTGGTGCGCCGGGCGAGCTCTACCGCAGGCCTCGCACAAAGTTTGTAGCCGACTTCCTCGGTGAGACAACGTTCATCGACGCGCGCGTCCAGCATGTAGATGACTCAGGTGTAGTTGTGAGCACGCCAGCAGGGCTGCTGCGTTCGAGCACTGATGCGGCGTGCTCTATCAAGACGCTTGCGCCGGATGCTCGCGTCACCTGCTCACTCCGACCCGAGGCGCTCTCTGTCGAGCCGCTGCAAACGCCCGAGCCCGTACCCGGCACGATTGGACTTGTCGGCACACTTCAGCACACAACCTATCTCGGTGAGATCGCGCACCACGACGTGAAACTGAGCAACGGTGTTATTGCAAAGATCGCGCAGCTGAACCCATCGCCGCACACCATGCCGACCGAGGGAGAGCGGGTGCTCGTCACAGCAAATCCAGATGACGTGGTGCTGGTCGGACAGTCCTCCGTCCTTACCGGATCGAACAAAACGCATCTTGTGATGTCGTAGACGAGGAGAGCGTTGTCTACTTCGTCATGGAGTGCATTGCAAGATCAAGCCACGCTTCTGTCTTGGCCTGCTCAGTGCGCATGGTCACAGCACGAGCGGACGCACTCCGCTGGGCGATCTGCCACAGCAGTTTCGTCAGCCACGTGTTGCCAATCCCGCGTTTCAGCTGACGCCTGCACATCCATATGAGAGGTTTGGGCCCGTGCTGCTTAATGAGCAGATCGTCGAGACACACATGCATCTCGGCCACACCTGGGTCACCCTGGCGCCCCGATCGTCCAAAGAGCTGGCGATCCACACGGCGCTCATCGTGGCGTTCCGTGCCGATCACAACAAGCCCGCCAAGCTCGCGCGTCTCGTCTGTTAGATGAATGTCGGTTCCTCGACCAGCCATATTCGTCGCAACCGTCACCGCACCGGGCTGACCAGCGTTCTTTACGATCGCAGCTTCCTCAGCCTCTCGTGTTGCGTTGAGAATCGTGCATGTGATGTTGCGCTGCGACAGCGCTGCGCCGAGCTTTTCCGATGATTCGACACTGCGTGTACCCACAAGCACAGGCTGGCCCGTCGCGTGCAACTCCTCAACACGGTTTGCAACCGCTGTAAACTTGTCCTCTTCGGAAAGATGTACACGATCGGCGAGTTCTCTGCGAATCACCGGCTTGTGCGTCGGCACCTTTGTAATTGGCAACTGGTAGTACTCCCACAACTCTGGCGCTACCTCCCACAGTGTGCCTGACATTCCGGACAGTCGCTGGTATCTTTGGAAGAACTGCTGGTAGCTGATGCGCGCACTCGTGCGATTCGCAGCTGTGACTTCGAGCCCTTCCTTCGCCTGTACAGCCTGATGGAGGCCGAGCTGCCATTGTCTGCCCTCAAGCACACGACCGGTTGAGCGGTCCACGATGCAGATGTCGTCGTTCCGAATGATGTAGTCATCGCCCTGATGGAATATCTCGCGAGCAGACAGCGCCTGCACCAGCAGTTCCTCGCGCCTGCGCGGTCCTCGCCAGAAGGCTGGCAGCATACCCGAGCATTCCGCGATCCTGTCCCGTCCGGCACTCGTCAACTGCACACGACGGAATCGCTCGTCGATGGTGTAGTGTTCGTCCCTGATCAGCATCTGCGCAAGCTGTGCAGCGATTGGGAACTGCACGGTTTCTGTCTCGGCCCCTTCGCCGGCTGGCAGACTGATGATCGCTGGCGTTATCGCTTCATCGATCAGCACACTGTCCGCCTCGTCAACAATCGCAGCGTACAGCCCACGTTGCACGACGCGCTTGTCCCAGTCGATGTTTGTATCAGATTCGCCGAGTTCGTCATGCAGCCGATCTGTCAGGTCAAGCCCAAGCGGATCGAGCGCCCGCTCGCTCGTGATCTGTGTCGCAAGCAGCGGTGCAAGCCGGGCGCTGACCGGGCTTCTCAATCGATCGCGCAGAAAATCGAAGATCAACTGTTTGTCGGCGGCATATGTGATGTCCGCTTCATAGGCGCGCCTGCGATTCTCCTGCTTCGTCGAATCGAGCAGCACGCCAACCGTCAAACCGAGTCTGCTGTATGCTGGCGAGCAGATGTGTGCATCGCGCTGCGCGAGATAATCGTTGACCGTACAGACATGCACACCCTTGCGCGACCAGCCGTCGAGTGCTGCTGGAAGAATCGCGGTGACGGTCTTTCCCTCACCCGTTGCCATCTCGGCTGCGCGACCCGACGCGAGCACGAGCGCCCCCATGATCTGCTCGATATGCAGCTCAAGCCCGATCTGCCTGCGCACGACCTCTGTGATTGCGGCATAGGCAGCATCGATCGCGTCGGCATCATCGCGCCGCGTGATCGCAGCTTCCTTCACCTGCAGCACATGCTGATCGAGACCACCTTCGGAGAGAGCACGAAGTCTGCGAGCGTCTGCATCGATCACAGTCGCACGCTGGCGCAGCTTGCCTGTCGATGTCGTGCGGGAGAATCGACCACGAGCGCGCTGCGCCACCTTGTCAAGCCCGGTGAGCGGTTGCTCGCGCACGAACGGCTTTGACAGACTCTGCCACAGACGATCGCTGCCGTCGTGCTTTGAACGCACGGGAAGGTCAAGCGGGGATGGCGCGCTCGGCGCGTGCA
Above is a genomic segment from Phycisphaeraceae bacterium containing:
- the holA gene encoding DNA polymerase III subunit delta, which gives rise to MARKASTQSSPPAQPSTAHRVVILTGADEFLRRHYTTVYRELLEAEHGEVEVLRFDGEQAQPAEVLDELRSFGLMQQYKLVVVESADKFLAEGNRAVIERYTQQPVESATLILRSGAWRPGNLDKMVAEVGAVIKCEPLSVPDATRWAQGRTQKRYEAKLDDDAARALVDRVGVDLGRIDAALGKLAIGAGKGGTITREMVNDMVGVSREHDFWSIQQWLIGTKPEMALSQLRERIDQSPRDAAVPITFACTDLARKIHGMTVGLKQGDNPRSLAGTLKLWGPSFDAVLSASRRADPEKTLALLNAATRADQHQKSGVGDSTRILERLVLQFCAL
- a CDS encoding FmdB family transcriptional regulator — encoded protein: MPIYEYEVLNDKGEPTGETFDYVQSMKDEPLTKHPETGKPVRRAITAPNVAGKWSDMKAKSTLSNENLSRLGFTKYEKKGDGYMERTAGSEGPKSISLDD
- a CDS encoding ABC transporter ATP-binding protein gives rise to the protein MTAPQAPISPAHETTHAVSTPITIRNLTKQYGRGNRAIFAVDHIDLDIQPGELFFLLGPSGCGKTTLLRMIAGFIEPTDGTIHFADQDVTHVSARKRDTGMVFQSYALWPHMTVEQNVAFGLKINKVPAAERDTRVYDALKAVQLEQLAGRRPNELSGGQQQRVALARALVVRPSVLLLDEPLSNLDAKLRIELRSEIRRVCKASGITTIYVTHDQKEALSMADRMAVLDRGKIVQIGAPGELYRRPRTKFVADFLGETTFIDARVQHVDDSGVVVSTPAGLLRSSTDAACSIKTLAPDARVTCSLRPEALSVEPLQTPEPVPGTIGLVGTLQHTTYLGEIAHHDVKLSNGVIAKIAQLNPSPHTMPTEGERVLVTANPDDVVLVGQSSVLTGSNKTHLVMS
- a CDS encoding prepilin peptidase, coding for MHAPSAPSPLDLPVRSKHDGSDRLWQSLSKPFVREQPLTGLDKVAQRARGRFSRTTSTGKLRQRATVIDADARRLRALSEGGLDQHVLQVKEAAITRRDDADAIDAAYAAITEVVRRQIGLELHIEQIMGALVLASGRAAEMATGEGKTVTAILPAALDGWSRKGVHVCTVNDYLAQRDAHICSPAYSRLGLTVGVLLDSTKQENRRRAYEADITYAADKQLIFDFLRDRLRSPVSARLAPLLATQITSERALDPLGLDLTDRLHDELGESDTNIDWDKRVVQRGLYAAIVDEADSVLIDEAITPAIISLPAGEGAETETVQFPIAAQLAQMLIRDEHYTIDERFRRVQLTSAGRDRIAECSGMLPAFWRGPRRREELLVQALSAREIFHQGDDYIIRNDDICIVDRSTGRVLEGRQWQLGLHQAVQAKEGLEVTAANRTSARISYQQFFQRYQRLSGMSGTLWEVAPELWEYYQLPITKVPTHKPVIRRELADRVHLSEEDKFTAVANRVEELHATGQPVLVGTRSVESSEKLGAALSQRNITCTILNATREAEEAAIVKNAGQPGAVTVATNMAGRGTDIHLTDETRELGGLVVIGTERHDERRVDRQLFGRSGRQGDPGVAEMHVCLDDLLIKQHGPKPLIWMCRRQLKRGIGNTWLTKLLWQIAQRSASARAVTMRTEQAKTEAWLDLAMHSMTK